In the Desulfovibrio sp. Huiquan2017 genome, CCGGTCTGTACACCGTGGCTCTGCCCCAGGCTGTTGGCGGCGCTTCCATGATCATCGCCGAGCGTGCTGGCGCCGTCATGGTTTCCACCCCGGTGACCGACAACGTCTCCGTCCTGGCCGGTTACACCCGCCTGTTCGACGTTGACAACAACAAGAAAGACAACTCCGACACCGACTCCAACGAGAACACCCTCGGCGCCGGCTTTGATGACGCTTACGCTGACGGTTGGCTGCTGGCCGTGCCCCTGTCCTTCGAGGGCGTGTCCGCCACTCCGTACTTCCTGTACGCCGACTACGGCAAGAACTTCCTGCACGCCGCTTCCTACGACGCTGAAGACGCCAGCTTCGAGTACGACTCTGACACCGATGCCCACTCCTACTGGGTTGGTACCGATTTCAAGATGTCCATCTTCGATCCGTTCATCGTGCGCGCTGACCTTGCCTTTGGTAAGACTGACGTGGATGACTACGACAACGCCGAGACCTCTGGTTGGATGTTCGACGCCGCTCTTGATTACACCGGCTTCGACTTCATGACCGTGACCGGTTACTTCGTCTACACCTCCGGTGACGACAGCGACGTGAAAACGGACGGCGGCAACTCCATGCCCGTCCTGAACTCCGACTGGGCTGTTGGTTCCTTCTTCTTCGGCGGTGGTTCCATCACCTCTGACGACATCAACGGTGGCGACATCGAAACCGGTTTCTGGGTTCTTGGTCTTGATCTGGCCGACATCCAGTCCTTCGCCGACGGCCTGACCCACACTGTACACGTCCTGTACGCCAAGGGTACCAACGACGAGAAGGCCGCCAACGTCTCCAAGACCTACGGCATTGGCCTGACCGACCAGGACTCCCTGTGGGAAGTTGACTTCAACACCGACTACCAGATCTACGACGAGCTGACCCTGTACACCCAGCTGGGCTACATCAACTCCGACTTCGACGAAGACGTCTGGGGTAAGGATGTTGACGACGACGCTTGGAAGGTCGCCACTGGTGTTGTCTACAAGTTCTAAGCTCGCTTAGAACCATAAGCTGAAAAGCTTATTCGCCAAGTAACGCCCAGAGGGCCGGGGAGTGCAAACCCCGGCCCTCTTCTTTTTTTTCTTGCGGGTTGGACGAGGAACGCGGACACTGTCCGGCGGAGACGGGACGTAGCGGGAGTGCGCGACACCATCTCCCCAGACGATGCGAAAGCGGCACAACGCCCGCCCAGCCCCGCCGCCCTCGACTTTTGATCGACGCTCGGCTATAAAATATCCCCTTGGATGAACAACAAGACAACCGTCTTTCATGAGGTCATCATGCCCTGTAGAAATTTGACGTATACGAATCGGGACGACTGGACCGGCATCGCCCGCTGGCTGGGGAAACGCAAGGACCCGGACACAAAAGTGGACACCATCGTCCGGGACATCCTCGCCGATGTCCGTGAACGGGGCGACGAGGCCCTGACCGAATACACCCGCAAATTCGACTGCGCCTCCTTTGAAACGACCGGCCTTCGCGTGCCCGAAAAAGCCATCGCCACGGCCCTGGAGAAAATTCCGAACGACGACGCGGCCATCCTCAAAGAAGCCATCCAGCGGGTGCGCGACTTCCACCTGAACCAGAAGGAAACGTCCTGGTGGACCACCGCCGAGGACGGCACCATTCTCGGCCAGATGGTCCGCCCCGTGGACCGCGTCGGGCTTTATGTGCCCGGCGGCCAGGGCGGCGAGACTCCGCTCATTTCCAGCTTGATCATGAACGCCATCCCGGCCCAGGTGGCCGGGGTCGAATCCATTGCCGTGACCTCGCCGCCGCGCAAGGACGGCACGCTCAACCCGTATATCCTGGCCACGGCCGCCCTCCTCGGATTGAACGAGATCCATCTGGCCGGATCCGCCTGGGCCATCGCGGCACTGGCCTTCGGCACCGAATCCATCGCCCCGTGCGACGTCCTGGCCGGGCCGGGCAACATCTTCGTGGCCACAGCCAAATCCCAGCTCATCGGCCAGGTAGGCATCGACATGGTCGCCGGTCCGTCCGAGATCGTCATCCTGGCGGACGGTTCAGCCAATCCGCAATGGCTGGCGGCGGACATGCTGTCCCAAGCCGAACACGACCCCCTGGCCGCCTCCATCCTGGTCACTCCGGACGCGGAACTGGCCGCCCGGGTCCGGGAAGCGCTGACGCCCCAATGCGAGGCCTTGCCGCGTTGCGACATCGCCGCAAAATCGTTGGAAAGCTGGGGCGCGATCGTCACCGTGCCCGACATCGAAACAGGGACTGAACTGGTCAACCTGCTCGCCCCCGAGCACCTGGAACTGGCCGTGGCCGATCCATGGCCCCTGCTCGGCTCCATCCGCCACGCCGGCGCCATCTTTATGGGCCACACTTCGCCCGAGCCCGTGGGCGATTATTTTGCCGGACCCAACCACGTGTTGCCCACCCTGCGCACGGTTCGTTTCTCCTCCGCTCTTTCAGTGCAAAACTTCTGCAAGAAATCCAGCGTGATCGCCACGAGCCCAAGCTACGTGGCCGAACACGGTGCCAAAATCGCCCGACTGGCCAGGTTGGAAGGACTCGAAGCCCACGCCCGCAGCATGGAACAACGCAACAAATAGTAGTACAATCATAAAGAGGAATATCATGGCTGCCGTTTTTGAAACCAATATCACCGAATACCCGCTCATCTCCCGGGGCAAGGTCCGCGACATCTACGAGATCGACGAGAACAGTCTGCTCCTGGTGACCACTGATCGCATTTCCGCCTTCGACGTGGTCATGCCCGACCCCATTGAGGACAAAGGCAAGGTGCTCAATCAGATCACCCTGTTCTGGATGAAGATGATGGAGGATCTGGTTCCCAACCACATCCTCGCCACCAACGTGGATGACTACCCCGAACCGCTGCACAAATACCGCGATCAGTTGCAGGATCGCTCGGTCCTGGCCAAGAAAGCCAGCCCCTTGCCCATAGAATGCATCGTGCGCGGCTTCATTACCGGCACAGGCTGGTCCGACTACAAGAAGACCGGGGAAGTCTGCGGCCACAAGCTGCCCGAAGGGCTCCAGGAATCCGCGATGCTCGAAACGCCGCTGTTCACCCCATCCACCAAGGCGGACCTGGGCGAGCACGACGAGAACATCTCCTTGGACAAGGCCGCCGAACTGCTCGGCGAAGAGAAGATGCGCAAGGTCGAAAAACTGGCGCTCGACATCTACACTCGGGCCCGCGACTACGCAAAAAAACGCGGCATCCTCATCGCGGACACCAAATTCGAGTTCGGCATTCTGGACGGGGAACTGCTCTTCATCGACGAGGCCCTGACCCCGGACTCCTCCCGTTTCTGGCCCGAGGCAGGGTACGCGCCCGGCAAATCCCAGCCGAGCTTCGACAAGCAGTACTTCCGCGATTGGCTGGTGGAGATCGGTTTCAACAAGCAGCCGCCCGCGCCCCATGTGCCCGCGGACATCGCCGCCCGGACCCGCGCGAAGTATCTCGAAGCCTACAGGCTCCTGACCGGCGAAGATCTGAAGGTCTAGGAGAGATCATGCCCGAATGGCTGCAACTCATCGCCTTGGTCATCGCTGGTCTGGCCATCGGCCGGTTCCTGCGGGGCAAATTCGGCGGAGGTTGAGGCCCGTCGAAACAATGCGGCTGGACGCCGCCCGAGGACAAAGATAAGCAATCCGAGGACAAGGATGGGAAATAGGCGATGCGGAGCCCGGACCGCCCCTTGACAGGCGGCCCGATTCCCCATATGTAACCCCTCTTGCCTTGCTCTCCCCCAGGTGGGGGAGGGCCAATGACCAAAAGGAGTATGAAATGGCAAACAATTACGAGACGCTCGTCCTGCTCTCTCCGGAGCTGGCTGAGGAAGACAGGAGAGTCATCCTGGACAACCTCACCGGCATCGTGGACCGCGAGGGCGGCAGCATGGTTGAGACCGACGACTGGGGCATGCGCCAGCTGGCCTACCCCGTCCAGAAGCAGACCCGTGGATACTACGTTCGCCTGGTGTACGACGCCCCCGGCGCGCTGGTTGCCGAACTCGAGCGCAACATCCGCATCACCGACGGCATCTTCAAGTTCATGACCGTCAAACTGGCTGCCTAGGAGGTTTCACCATGGCTTTCCGCAAAAAATTCACCCCGAGGAAGAAGTTCTGCCGCTTCTGCGCGGATGCAGAGCTGCCGCTGGATTACAAGCGTCCGGACATCCTCCGCGACTTCGTCACCGAGCGCGGCAAGATCATCGCCCGGCGCATCACCGGCACTTGCGCCAAGCACCAGCGCCGTCTGACCAACGAGATCAAGCGCGCCCGCCAGATGGCCCTGCTTTTCTACACCACCGTTCACAGCACCGATGTGAAGAAACGGAGCTCCATGTAGGAGGGAGGACCGATGAAACTTATCTTACGCGCTGACGTCGACGCCCTTGGTCGGCTCGGAGACATCGTTACCGTCAAGCCCGGCTACGGCCGCAACTACCTGATCCCCCAGGGTCTGGCCAAGCCTGCGACCACCGCCAATCTGAAGGCCTTCGAACTGGAGCGCCGCAAACTGCAGGAGCAGGCCGATTCCCTGCGCGCCCAGGCCGAAGGTCTGGCCGCCCGCATCGCCGCCGCGCCCGTCGAGATCGAAGTGCGTGTCGGCGACGGCGACAAGCTGTACGGCTCCGTGACCACCACCAACATCGGTGACGCCATGGAAGCCGCCGGCATCGAGATCGATCGCCGCAAGATCATCCTGGCCGAGCCCATCCGCTCGCTGGGCGAATACGAGATCGAAATCCGCCTGCACCCGGACGTGCGCGGTGAGCTGAAGCTCTCCGTCGTCCGCCATGGCGGTCCCGTTGTCGAGGAAATCGAAGAGACCGAAGTAACCGAAGAAGTGGCCGAGGCCGTCGAGGAATCCATAGAGAATGCCGAAGACGCCGAAACCGCCGAGGCCTAAATCAGGCCAGTACGCCGATAATCCGGAAGAGGCCCTGGACAGGGCCTCTTCCGATCTCCTACGTAAAGTCCCGCCCCATTCCTTCGAGGCCGAGCAGTCCGTTCTCGGCGGCGTGTTCCAGTCCGAGAACACGTTCCACCAGTTGGTGGACATCATTGGCCCGGACGATTTTTATTCTCCGGTCCACCGGGACATCTTCAAAGCCTTCACCCAGCTTTACGACGCCCACCAGCCCATCGACGTGGTCACCGTGGCCAACCAGTTGACCCAGAACGGGACGTTGGACACCGTGGGCGGACCGGTCTACCTGGCGGAACTGTCCGACTCCGTGGTCAGCGCCTCCAACGCCCTGCACCACGCCCAGATCGTTCGCGACAAGTGCATTCTGCGTGATCTGATCGACATCTCCAGCGGGATCATCTCCAACTGCTTTTCCTCGCGCGATGTGAGCGAGGTCCTGGACGAATCCGAAAAGGAAATCTTCCGCATCGCCCAATCCAAGGAGATGCGCGGCATGCTGTCCAGCGGACAGTTGGTGCCCAAAGTCTTCGATGAGTTGACCGCCCGCTTCAACAACAAATCCGTGGTCACGGGCATCCAGACCCACTACCACGAATTCGACAGCATGACCGCCGGGTTGCAGAACTCGGACCTGATCATCATCGCGGGCCGGCCGTCCATGGGCAAGACCGCGTTCGCTTTGAACGTGGCCCTGCGCGCCGCAGCCCGGTCCGAATGTCCCACGGCCATCTTCTCGCTGGAAATGTCCATGGAGCAGCTCATGACCCGTTTGCTGGCCGTACAGAGCAAGGTGGAACTGTCCAACCTGCGCACCGGCTATCTCGACGACTCGGACTGGAACAAGCTGTACGAGGGCGCTGACGTGCTCAGCAAGGCGCCGATCTACATCGACGACACTCCGGCGCTGTCCACCCTCGAACTCCAGGCCCGCTGCCGCCGCCTCAAGGCCGAGCACAACCTCGGGCTGGTGGTGGTGGACTATCTCCAGCTCATGCGCTCCAGCGCCCGGCCCGACTCCCGCGAGCAGGAGATCTCCGACATCTCCCGCCACCTCAAGGCGCTGGCCAAGGAACTGAACGTGCCGGTCATCGCTCTGTCCCAGCTCAACCGCAAGGTCGAGGAACGCACGGACAAGCGCCCCATGATGTCGGACCTGCGCGAATCCGGAGCCATCGAGCAGGACGCGGACATCATCATCTTTCTCTACCGTGACGCCGCCTACAACAAGAACGAGGACAACCCGCTCAAGAACCACGCGGAAGTCATTATCGGCAAGCAGCGCAACGGCCCCACCGGCCGGTGCGAGCTCTTCTTCAAGAAGGAATACACCTTGTTCGAGAACATGGACGCCACTGCCTATCCCTCCGAGCTGCCCGAGGGATTCCACCAAGACTCCGACTAACCTCAATCTCGCGGAACCGCTATGTACTACGATCCGGTAGAAACCCTGGACCGCGCCGCCCTGGAAACACTCCAGGCCGAACGCCTCAGACAAACCATCGCCATCGCCAAGCACTCCCCCTTCTATGCCGAACGGCTCAAGGGGGTCGAACCCGGCGACATAACGACCCCGGCGGACATCACCGACCTGCCCTTCACGACCAAGGACGACCTGCGGAGCCAGTATCCCCACGGCCTGCTGGCCCGGCCTCTGGAAGACTTCGTCCGGCTGCACGCCTCAAG is a window encoding:
- a CDS encoding outer membrane homotrimeric porin, which codes for MKRLTLLAAALVMVLGMAVSASAAPEVSISGNLLINAIWESNWGFGKDRADHVGDKAMEIRQRADLYFTVTANENLKGVLGFRSVKSNWGQGGFELDGAGSGTRNTIDIRDAYIDYNWPGTDVNVKAGLYTVALPQAVGGASMIIAERAGAVMVSTPVTDNVSVLAGYTRLFDVDNNKKDNSDTDSNENTLGAGFDDAYADGWLLAVPLSFEGVSATPYFLYADYGKNFLHAASYDAEDASFEYDSDTDAHSYWVGTDFKMSIFDPFIVRADLAFGKTDVDDYDNAETSGWMFDAALDYTGFDFMTVTGYFVYTSGDDSDVKTDGGNSMPVLNSDWAVGSFFFGGGSITSDDINGGDIETGFWVLGLDLADIQSFADGLTHTVHVLYAKGTNDEKAANVSKTYGIGLTDQDSLWEVDFNTDYQIYDELTLYTQLGYINSDFDEDVWGKDVDDDAWKVATGVVYKF
- the hisD gene encoding histidinol dehydrogenase, encoding MPCRNLTYTNRDDWTGIARWLGKRKDPDTKVDTIVRDILADVRERGDEALTEYTRKFDCASFETTGLRVPEKAIATALEKIPNDDAAILKEAIQRVRDFHLNQKETSWWTTAEDGTILGQMVRPVDRVGLYVPGGQGGETPLISSLIMNAIPAQVAGVESIAVTSPPRKDGTLNPYILATAALLGLNEIHLAGSAWAIAALAFGTESIAPCDVLAGPGNIFVATAKSQLIGQVGIDMVAGPSEIVILADGSANPQWLAADMLSQAEHDPLAASILVTPDAELAARVREALTPQCEALPRCDIAAKSLESWGAIVTVPDIETGTELVNLLAPEHLELAVADPWPLLGSIRHAGAIFMGHTSPEPVGDYFAGPNHVLPTLRTVRFSSALSVQNFCKKSSVIATSPSYVAEHGAKIARLARLEGLEAHARSMEQRNK
- a CDS encoding phosphoribosylaminoimidazolesuccinocarboxamide synthase — translated: MAAVFETNITEYPLISRGKVRDIYEIDENSLLLVTTDRISAFDVVMPDPIEDKGKVLNQITLFWMKMMEDLVPNHILATNVDDYPEPLHKYRDQLQDRSVLAKKASPLPIECIVRGFITGTGWSDYKKTGEVCGHKLPEGLQESAMLETPLFTPSTKADLGEHDENISLDKAAELLGEEKMRKVEKLALDIYTRARDYAKKRGILIADTKFEFGILDGELLFIDEALTPDSSRFWPEAGYAPGKSQPSFDKQYFRDWLVEIGFNKQPPAPHVPADIAARTRAKYLEAYRLLTGEDLKV
- the rpsF gene encoding 30S ribosomal protein S6, producing the protein MANNYETLVLLSPELAEEDRRVILDNLTGIVDREGGSMVETDDWGMRQLAYPVQKQTRGYYVRLVYDAPGALVAELERNIRITDGIFKFMTVKLAA
- the rpsR gene encoding 30S ribosomal protein S18 — protein: MAFRKKFTPRKKFCRFCADAELPLDYKRPDILRDFVTERGKIIARRITGTCAKHQRRLTNEIKRARQMALLFYTTVHSTDVKKRSSM
- the rplI gene encoding 50S ribosomal protein L9, yielding MKLILRADVDALGRLGDIVTVKPGYGRNYLIPQGLAKPATTANLKAFELERRKLQEQADSLRAQAEGLAARIAAAPVEIEVRVGDGDKLYGSVTTTNIGDAMEAAGIEIDRRKIILAEPIRSLGEYEIEIRLHPDVRGELKLSVVRHGGPVVEEIEETEVTEEVAEAVEESIENAEDAETAEA
- the dnaB gene encoding replicative DNA helicase, which produces MPKTPKPPRPKSGQYADNPEEALDRASSDLLRKVPPHSFEAEQSVLGGVFQSENTFHQLVDIIGPDDFYSPVHRDIFKAFTQLYDAHQPIDVVTVANQLTQNGTLDTVGGPVYLAELSDSVVSASNALHHAQIVRDKCILRDLIDISSGIISNCFSSRDVSEVLDESEKEIFRIAQSKEMRGMLSSGQLVPKVFDELTARFNNKSVVTGIQTHYHEFDSMTAGLQNSDLIIIAGRPSMGKTAFALNVALRAAARSECPTAIFSLEMSMEQLMTRLLAVQSKVELSNLRTGYLDDSDWNKLYEGADVLSKAPIYIDDTPALSTLELQARCRRLKAEHNLGLVVVDYLQLMRSSARPDSREQEISDISRHLKALAKELNVPVIALSQLNRKVEERTDKRPMMSDLRESGAIEQDADIIIFLYRDAAYNKNEDNPLKNHAEVIIGKQRNGPTGRCELFFKKEYTLFENMDATAYPSELPEGFHQDSD